The following proteins come from a genomic window of Bactrocera tryoni isolate S06 chromosome 1, CSIRO_BtryS06_freeze2, whole genome shotgun sequence:
- the LOC120782635 gene encoding insulin-like receptor, with amino-acid sequence MDVNCERLILSAAHDHNQSRGRVDMPRQRLDNNALRAERGRRWSAAAAAAQRTQNSTDTGGGVQEWRAADDNMTLVMRESETHCCSICIICRQRVEECCARCCSNYSPATIANFNGSSVRQVTQHKSSHSRYTTINSSTSSTTTITTSATTHAAKPDYNDHQLLFVQDNTCACDGKRVDCCRPRSVQLPPATAQTTKLVNGDGNTSKSLAQQTVQQQSAQPTKEATVALTFVCCNCRRQKRQGSSNNFLHINDVSPAPATALGTPFGVADLLAVTTKTTPPRSTPLHAASMLNTTTSTTDLELTTTTAAFTFSPPSSSSSLVHTTCTNCNEQHQKNPVAATATTTSINSPAPALIDKALRTFQILLLCIQVQLLHPVHEKIHSFLYKNKNNSNSNSSNNNKEYTTNSNISSRHSRNCNTNTKSNKRHANDKAQLQMLAWQEQPQQKQQQQQRPPLSRLMQQIRCNSYYNNNNNNDNTNNNIMDIVNSNNSYANIFNTSRTEQQQQYANANANKTSCNNRYLSNDICSQPQHHISYRTVQQKSQILQQQQHVHHYNLILPSPTTPPTSHRQNVLQQQHSHHKASNIAPSSSLQLQLQHLRYFKMPNLTILYKLLLILSFLSLFLPSINAQTSHAIATSSAASASAPSRNAIRTSPVALGRNETVCRSLDIRNSPSELNQLRNCTVIEGFLLITLMNQHNPQEFTQTFPLLTEVTEFIIIYRVHYLRSLSQIFPNLSIIRGTTLFEGYALIVYYNPHLEDLGLSKLTTISRGGVRLENNIVLCYVKTIAWKRIVNRDAEITIENNSKLIECPKCPGDTKPGREDGVDTELACKEFDGQRRCWSNKKCQKICPDRCKNNCVDENTCCNENCLGGCSPNNLDECISCRDFSIYNNTCIEKCPPNYFSYLDRRCLTAEECIGIGTKFENNKPQIIVPYDGKCSTRCPNGYNKIGSTCQACGDNCVNKCDGAHIDSVERAKDFTGCTHIVKNGLTISIKRGGKHLMEELESGLSSIQEISTFLKVQGTYGLTSLSFFKHLKRINGTELSENKFAIYALENNDLESVWGDNRTVHIERGRVFFHFNPKLCYNEIEKLLPMMRENATFDKNEVATDSNGHKGSCNTELLNVTVSKVSSRVAVAEIENPLVFDDNRTFIGYQYFLMEDKYKNATKYSQRICDDGWIVSDPTKDNQYIFVNLQPYTQYAYYVKTWTISSEKRNAQSNIHHFKTKSAQPKFVQSLNAYAISSSKIAITWTPPANPQGNLTVYRVHATLDKRSQVLDSRNYCKDPAQIDKDDDTKDPTRNSPGGVTEPPNAANCKCDGEKSPNHSDIDTSEATIVAGIDFENTLQNFIYVKHTNDTKKPKPKNVEQNKISLTEMDAKRRRRRSEGDPEDSFLVRHMRATPDNFENIILKTTSEDGSKEDATIITTVAPIERTTLGNRNASGNSDNRMDATGQFYETFVQNVSVNTVKYEFTNLKHFSFYTIGVEACREPEEGATEKECSDIRMRFVRTKKMEGVDKVENLRVALVQTNTTRSEVRINWDPPANPNGDVVSYTISYKKSEQDAVEEKRCITEVNYRNLTNGYTMPLPTGNYSIRVRANSLAGDGVYSEIVYIDIPPEKWSGALIAGICVGVIGIIFLMGGVYWYVRRKYAPPNDIKIIPTVNPYYISLQYVQDGWEVERERVIQLSPLGQGSFGMVYEGILKGLNGTEDTPCAIKTVNENATDRERINFLSEASVMKQFDTYHVVRLLGVCSVGQPALVVMELMKFGDLKSYLRAHRPDSVQSDEMPFRYRETGVQPPPLSRVFQMAIEIADGMAYLSAKKFVHRDLAARNCMVGADLTVKIGDFGMTRDVYETDYYRKGDKGLLPVRWMPPESLRDGIYSTASDVFSYGVVLWEIVTLASQPYPGYSNDQVLRFVIEGGVMERPDNCPDKIYEIMQQCWEHRPSKRPSFFKIIRVLLEHVHTDSEGYLSRFREVSYYFSNEGTQEREKERTESMHPSGDIFSEENEIDDATTPLRTDEFNEYKLNLANTSSVEHEGESPMAIDDDHPHSPYSHSLGSANIISSTPDGQSKNSYNFSQMSHNNQTLLSSVPSTSAGIVSGGSHSHSHQLHQPGAQLRQTRYSQFPTEEAAANYVLPDYDPRTEFNGKNERQSALSGARMETDERGYEMYDPSPNYREHGPYDAAVDEDDFDGLPTTGHSSRIGSGGQQLLPRNKPRHRMPTIMPMSSSMPDEMTGTPIASSLHPSTASAASSNASSTNTTTGRYSGLKAVADKMRFKNINRRIFNHKRTGSNASHRSTSSNPNTTTSSSSTSNIAAGGSVGREKSVSGQNLGTIESGGSGSASSYVTPRFFTPSSDVLNASSNPNYRLLDETANTSCLSGAGDASDFPTSGNRNYKRLDESLNATLTPGKPVGTPSSNIASFTPRPFAKSIDNAPYTLMGAAGSDSTLRTTDNPNYVVMNQPSALSQPPSKLSQTATTSPIAFAQRSDDAAYTMMGPTPYEPSTHISSTSSLDDDPKVVAHDDDDEDNDDEDDEPTEHIRMELLGGHRRGSDKAQQHRKSRGKRSRSESQNKLDEKTTQKIGNSPGTTPTSCYTTPAEGGSSYVSLTPASTTATTSSPATQSKPSTTYSLKEKWLRQQSQQPQQPPPNGFIGRET; translated from the exons ATGGATGTTAATTGTGAGCGATTGATCTTGAGCGCCGCACACGATCACAATCAGAGTCGCGGTCGCGTGGATATGCCGAGGCAACGGCTTGACAACAATGCGCTGCGTGCAGAACGCGGCCGGCGTTGGTCGGCGGCGGCAGCAGCGGCGCAGCGTACACAAAACTCCACCGATACGGGAGGGGGAGTGCAGGAGTGGCGAGCTGCTGATGACAACATGACGTTGGTAATGCGCGAAAGCGAGACCCACTGTTGCAGCATTTGTATCATCTGCCGTCAACGAGTGGAGGAGTGTTGCGCGCGTTGTTGTAGCAATTACTCACCTGCAACAATAGCCAATTTTAATGGCAGCAGTGTGCGACAAGTGACGCAGCATAAAAGTTCACACAGCAGATACACAACGATTAACTCATCaacatcatcaacaacaacaataacaaccagtGCAACAACACACGCAGCTAAACCCGATTACAACGATCATCAGTTGCTCTTTGTGCAGGACAATACTTGTGCATGCGATGGCAAACGCGTAGACTGTTGCAGACCTCGCTCAGTGCAACTGCCGCCTGCAACAGCACAAACAACAAAGCTAGTTAACGGTGATGGCAATACGTCAAAATCACTGGCACAGCAAACAGTGCAGCAGCAATCGGCGCAACCTACTAAGGAGGCCACAGTGGCGTTGACGTTTGTGTGCTGCAACTGTCGACGGCAAAAGCGACAAGGAAGCAGCAACAATTTCTTGCACATCAACGATGTGTCACCTGCACCAGCAACTGCTTTGGGTACACCTTTCGGGGTAGCTGATTTATTGGCAGTAACAACGAAAACGACGCCACCACGTTCAACACCATTACATGCAGCGTCAATgctaaatacaacaacaagcacaactGATTTAGAgttgacaacaacaactgcagcgTTCACTTTTTCACCACCATCATCTTCATCATCATTAGTTCATACCACCTGTACAAATTGCAACGAGCAACATCAAAAAAACCCGGttgctgcaacagcaacaaccacaagtATAAATTCGCCTGCGCCTGCGCTCATCGATAAAGCTCTGCGcacttttcagattttattatTGTGCATTCAGGTACAACTTTTGCATCCTGTGCACGAAAAAATCCAtagttttctttacaaaaacaaaaacaatagtaatagcaatagcagcaacaacaacaaagaatatACGACAAATAGTAATATTAGCAGTAGACACAGTAGAAATTGTAATACGAATACGAAATCCAATAAAAGACATGCAAATGATAAAGCACAACTGCAAATGCTCGCGTGGCAAGAGCAgccgcaacaaaaacaacaacaacaacaacgtcctCCACTCTCAAGACTGATGCAACAAATTCGCTGTAATTCCtactacaataataataataataatgataatacaaataataatataatggaTATAGTCAATAGTAACAATagttatgcaaatatatttaatacatcACGAaccgagcaacaacaacaatacgccAATGCTAACGCCAACAAGACTAGCTGTAATAATAGATATTTAAGTAACGATATATGCTCGCAACCGCAACATCACATTAGCTACCGTACAGTACAACAAAAATCACagatattacaacaacaacaacatgtacatcactataatttaatattaccaTCGCCAACAACACCACCAACATCACATCGACAAAATGTTTTGCAACAGCAGCACAGTCACCACAAAGCGAGCAATATCGCCCCCTCATCATCACTACAATTGCAATTACAACATTTGCGTTACTTCAAAATGCCAAATCTAACAATTTTGTATAAGTTACTACTTATTCTGTCGTTCCTATCACTATTTCTGCCATCGATAAATGCACAGACATCACACGCGATTGCGACATCGTCAGCGGCGTCGGCGTCGGCGCCTAGCCGCAACGCTATCCGCACATCACCGGTGGCTTTGGGCCGCAACGAGACTG TATGCCGCTCCTTAGATATACGTAACTCTCCCAGCGAATTGAATCAGTTGCGCAATTGCACGGTCATAGAAGGTTTCCTACTCATAACACTCATGAATCAGCACAATCCGCAGGAGTTCACACAAACCTTTCCTTTGCTAACTGAAGTCACGGAATTCATCATCATTTATCGGGTTCACTATCTACGATCGCTGTCACAAATCTTCCCGAATTTAAGCATCATACGTGGTACAACACTATTTGAAGGTTATGCTCTCATTGTCTACTACAATCCGCATCTGGAGGACTTGGGCCTCTCCAAACTAACAACCATATCACGTGGTGGTGTCCGACTTGAGAACAATATCGTACTTTGTTATGTGAAGACAATTGCTTGGAAGCGCATTGTAAACCGTGACGCAGAAATAACAATCGAG AACAATAGCAAACTGATTGAATGTCCCAAATGTCCGGGAGACACAAAGCCTGGCAGAGAAGATGGCGTCGATACAGAATTGGCCTGCAAGGAATTCGATGGACAAAGACGTTGTTGGAGCAATAAGAAGTGCCAAAAGA TCTGCCCGGATCGCTGTAAAAATAATTGCGTGGACGAGAACACTTGCTGCAATGAGAACTGCCTTGGCGGATGTTCGCCCAACAACTTAGACGAATGTATCAGCTGCCGCGATTTCTCCATCTACAACAACACCTGCATCGAGAAATGTCCCCCTAATTACTTTAGC TACTTGGATCGTCGCTGCCTCACAGCCGAGGAATGTATTGGAATCGGTACGAAATTCGAAAACAATAAACCACAGATTATTGTGCCTTATGACGGAAAGTGCTCAACTCGCTGCCCAAATGGATATAACAAAATCGGCTCGACGTGCCAGGCATGTGGCGACAACTGCGTGAACAAGTGTGATGGGGCGCACATCGATAGTGTGGAACGCGCGAAGGACTTTACTGGTTGCACGcatattgttaaaaatggcctcACCATAAGCATTAAGCGTGGCGGAA AACACTTAATGGAAGAGTTGGAATCCGGTCTGTCATCCATTCAAGAAATTAGCACATTTCTAAAGGTACAAGGTACATACGGGTTGACATCATTGTCGTTTTTCAAACACCTAAAGCGTATTAATGGCACTGAGCTCAGTGAAAACAA ATTTGCAATTTATGCGCTTGAGAATAATGATCTCGAATCAGTTTGGGGCGATAATCGTACCGTACATATTGAGAGGGGACGCGTCTTCTTCCATTTCAATCCAAAGCTATGTTACAATGAGATTGAGAAATTGCTGCCGATGATGAGAGAAAACGCAACGTTCGATAAAAATGAAGTGGCCACAGATTCCAACGGACATAAGGGGTCAT GTAACACAGAATTGTTGAATGTTACTGTGTCAAAGGTGTCGAGTCGTGTGGCGGTTGCGGAAATCGAGAATCCACTGGTATTTGATGATAATCGCACCTTCATTGGTTATCAGTATTTTCTAATGGAGGATAAGTACAAAAATGCCACCAAATATTCACAGCGCATCTGTGACGACGG CTGGATTGTAAGTGATCCCACCAAGGATAACCAATATATCTTCGTAAATCTGCAACCATACACGCAGTACGCGTATTATGTTAAAACTTGGACCATATCTTCGGAGAAGCGTAACGCACAAAGTAATATACatcattttaaaaccaaatctGCGCAACCCAAATTCGTACAAAGCCTAAACGCCTACGCAATATCAAGCTCTAAAATC GCTATTACATGGACACCACCCGCGAATCCTCAAGGCAATCTAACGGTCTATCGCGTACATGCTACTCTTGATAAACGTAGTCAAGTCTTGGATTCACGTAACTACTGCAAAGATC CTGCACAAATAGACAAAGACGATGATACAAAGGATCCTACACGGAATAGCCCTGGTGGGGTGACGGAACCGCCAAACGCTGCCAATTGCAAATGTGATGGTGAGAAATCGCCAAATCACAGCGATATAGATACTAGTGAGGCAACAATTGTGGCTGGCATTGATTTCGAGAATACACTGCAGAATTTCATTTATGTAAA acACACAAACGATACCAAAAAGCCTAAACCGAAAAATGttgaacaaaacaaaatatctctcACTGAAATGGATGCTAAACGACGACGCCGACGCAGTGAGGGCGATCCCGAGGATAGTTTTCTTGTACGCCACATGCGTGCTACGCCcgataatttcgaaaatattatactTAAGACAACATCTGAAGATGGTAGCAAAGAGGATGCGACCATTATAACCACGGTGGCGCCAATTGAGCGAACCACACTTGGTAATAGAAATGCATCGGGCAATAGCGACAACCGTATGGATGCAACTGGTCAATTTTATGAGACCTTCGTACAAAATGTGTCCGTCAACACTGTTAAATATGAATTCACAAACCTTAAGCATTTCTCTTTCTATACGATCGGTGTCGAAGCGTGTCGTGAGCCCGAAGAGGGCGCCACCGAGAAGGAATGTAGTGATATACGCATGAGGTTTGTGCGTACTAAAAAAATgg AGGGTGTGGACAAGGTCGAAAATTTGCGCGTTGCTTTAGTACAAACAAATACAACGCGAAGTGAAGTGCGCATAAATTGGGATCCACCAGCGAATCCAAATGGCGATGTGGTGTCTTACACGATTTCCTACAAGAAATCCGAACAGGATGCTGTGGAGGAGAAACGTTGCATCACTGAAGTAAATTATCGCAATTTGACAAATGGCTACACGATGCCATTACCGACCGGAAATTACAGTATTAGAGTGCGCGCAAATTCATTGGCAGGCGATGGTGTTTATTCAGAAATCGTCTATATTGACATTCCG CCTGAAAAATGGTCTGGAGCTTTGATTGCCGGCATTTGTGTTGGAGTCATTGGTATTATCTTTCTGATGGGTGGTGTATATTGGTATGTTCGGCGAAAATACGCGCCTCCAAACGACATCAAAATCATTCCCACCGTCAATCCTTACTATATAAGCCTGCAATATGTGCAGGACGGCTGGGAGGTAGAACGAGAACGCGTTATACAATTAAGTCCACTTGGTCAAGGCTCTTTTGGTATGGTATACGAAGGTATACTTAAAGGCTTAAACGGTACCGAGGATACACCATGTGCCATTAAGACGGTCAATGAAAATGCCACCGATCGCGAACGGATTAATTTCTTGAGCGAAGCCAGTGTTATGAAGCAATTCGATACATATCACGTAGTGCGGCTACTCGGCGTTTGCTCAGTCGGCCAACCTGCATTAGTCGTAATGGAGTTGATGAAGTTCGGTGACTTAAAATCATACTTACGTGCACACCGTCCTGATAGCGTACAAAGCGATGAAATGCCCTTCAGGTACCGTGAAACTGGCGTGCAACCACCACCCCTGAGTCGTGTTTTCCAG ATGGCCATAGAAATTGCAGATGGTATGGCTTATCTATCAGCCAAAAAGTTTGTACATCGCGATTTAGCAGCTCGTAATTGTATGGTGGGTGCTGATTTAACAGTGAAAATTGGTGATTTCGGCATGACTCGCGACGTTTATGAAACAGATTACTATCGAAAAGGCGATAAGG GTTTGTTACCAGTACGTTGGATGCCGCCAGAAAGTTTACGTGATGGCATCTATTCCACTGCCAGTGATGTCTTCAGTTATGGTGTAGTACTTTGGGAGATTGTAACACTCGCTTCACAGCCATATCCC GGTTATTCTAATGATCAAGTATTGCGTTTCGTCATCGAGGGCGGAGTTATGGAGCGCCCAGATAATTGTCCagacaaaatttatgaaattatgcAGCAATGCTGGGAACATCGCCCCTCAAAACGACCATCGTTCTTTAAAATTATACGCGTACTATTGGAACATGTGCACACCGATTCCGAGGGTTATCTTTCGCGCTTTCGTGAAGTATCCTACTACTTCTCAAATGAGGGTACGCAGGAGCGTGAAAAAGAACGAACCG AGAGTATGCATCCCTCTGGCGATATATTCAGTGAGGAGAATGAAATCGATGACGCTACCACTCCGTTACGTACCGACGAATTCAATGAATATAAACTCAATTTGGCTAACACTTCCTCTGTAGAGCATGAAGGCGAAAGTCCAATGGCCATCGACGATGACCATCCTCACTCTCCATATAG CCACAGCCTTGGCTCAGCCAACATTATCAGCAGCACGCCTGACGGCCAGTCCAAAAATAGCTACAATTTCTCGCAAATGTCGCACAACAATCAAACTCTGCTTAGTTCGGTGCCATCGACATCGGCAGGTATTGTTAGCGGTGGTTCTCACTCACATTCTCATCAGCTACATCAACCGGGTGCACAACTACGACAAACGCGCTACAGTCAGTTTCCAACTGAAGAGGCGGCAGCCAATTACGTACTACCAGACTATGATCCTCGTACAGAATTTAATGGTAAGAATGAACGACAAAGTGCCTTGAGCGGTGCTAGGATGGAAACTGATGAGCGCGGTTATGAGATGTACGATCCAAGTCCGAATTACCGTGAACATGGACCGTATGACGCAGCTGTAGACGAGGACGATTTTGATGGTTTACCAACGACTGGTCATAGCTCCAGAATCGGAAGCGGCGGACAACAACTATTGCCACGAAATAAGCCGCGACATCGCATGCCCACCATAATGCCAATGTCTAGTTCAATGCCCGATGAAATGACGGGTACACCTATTGCTTCATCGCTGCATCCATCTACGGCATCGGCCGCTTCGTCAAATGCCTCATCAACCAATACGACAACGGGACGCTATTCGGGTCTGAAAGCCGTGGCCGACAAAATGCGCTTTAAAAACATTAATCGACGCATTTTTAATCACAAGCGTACGGGTAGTAATGCTAGCCATAGAAGTACGAGTTCTAATCCGAACACCACCACGTCTTCGAGCAGCACTTCTAATATAGCAGCGGGGGGAAGCGTTGGTCGCGAAAAGAGTGTAAGCGGTCAGAATTTGGGTACAATTGAGAGTGGTGGCAGTGGTAGTGCTAGCAGCTATGTAACACCTCGTTTTTTCACTCCTTCCTCCGATGTACTAAATGCGAGCAGCAATCCTAACTACCGTTTGTTAGATGAAACTGCAAACACATCGTGTCTTTCCGGCGCAGGTGACGCGAGTGATTTCCCAACAAGTGGTAACAGGAATTACAAACGCCTTGACGAATCATTAAACGCCACATTAACACCTGGCAAGCCCGTCGGTACGCCATCTAGTAACATTGCTTCGTTCACACCTCGACCGTTTGCAAAATCTATTGATAACGCCCCCTATACTCTGATGGGTGCCGCGGGGTCAGATTCTACACTGCGTACCACTGATAATCCCAATTACGTTGTAATGAATCAACCATCAGCACTCTCCCAACCGCCTTCAAAACTGTCGCAAACAGCCACTACAAGTCCAATTGCATTTGCGCAAAGAAGTGACGATGCCGCTTATACAATGATGGGACCTACGCCATATGAACCAAGCACTCATATATCATCAACATCATCGCTTGACGACGACCCCAAAGTGGTGGCTCATGATGATGACGATGAAGATAATGATGATGAAGATGATGAGCCGACCGAACATATAAGAATGGAACTGCTCGGTGGTCATCGACGTGGTAGCGATAAAGCGCAACAACATCGCAAGTCGCGTGGAAAACGAAGCCGCAGCGAAAGTCAAAACAAATTGGACGAAAAGACTACACAAAAAATCGGAAACTCACCCGGAACAACTCCTACCAGCTGCTACACAACCCCCGCTGAAGGTGGCAGTAGCTATGTAAGCTTAACACCTGCATCAACAACAGCGACTACATCTTCGCCAGCTACGCAGTCTAAACCTTCTACCACTTACTCACTCAAAGAGAAGTGGTTACGGCAGCAATCACAGCAGCCACAACAACCGCCACCAAATGGTTTCATCGGGCGTGAGACGTAG